A window of Candidatus Poribacteria bacterium contains these coding sequences:
- a CDS encoding type I restriction endonuclease subunit R, with amino-acid sequence MNPYSEDELIEQPAISLLERMGWETLNCYSEFEQTEGSPLGRQTKSEVVLTSRLRPALVQLNPDATEDTITKAIEQLTDSRALMSAVEANREIYTLLKDGVKVSLSEPDTEGETVEVLQVIDWENPENNDFFAASQFHITGDMYMRRPDIVCFVNGIPLVLMEFKRIDVSLKAAYDDNLRDYKDTIRHLFWYNAFIVLSNGTESKVGSLTASWEHFADWKRVHTEDEPSKVSLETILQALCEPQRLLDVIENFILFMEAQGGLIKILAKNHQYLGVNNTIESLKEIEDNQGKLGVFWHTQGSGKSISMLFFAQKVLRKVPGNWTFVVVTDRKELDDQIYKTFASTSGVLTQQGVHAEDIKHLRQLLGEDHRYIFTLIHKFQTQGSERHPVLSDRSDIVVITDEAHRSQYDTLALNMRTALPNAAFVAFTGTPLMAGEEKTKSVFGAYVSIYDFNQSIVDGATVPLYYENRVPALQLINEEFNEDMEQVLEDAELDEAQEAKIEREFGREYHLITRDERLETVAEDIVEHFMGRGYRGKAMVISIDKATAVKMFDKVQKHWQQYIERLKSEMTTQTGSERLFSEERVRYMEETDMAVVVSPGQNEIDDLSQKGADIGPHRARMNAEDLDTKFKDANDPFRIVFVCAMWITGFDVPSCSTIYLDKPQRNHTLMQTIARANRVFGDKNNGLIVDYIGVFRYLEKALAIYATGADTEGNQKPIADKSKLVERLREAIAETSEFCRGLGIDFAAAQTDDALQNINQIQEAMDAILENDETKRNYLQHATNITKLYKAILPDPDAHAFTRICQLTSVIAQKIKNLTPSTDISGVMIGVEDLLDRSIAPEGFLIPIPPDSYDSEPIDLSQIDFDQLSEQFQTEHKRVEAERLRGAINGKLAAMIRLNRSRMNYQQKFEQMIAEYNAGTIDVDDFFEGLFNFAGELHQEDQRADAEEFSEEELAVFDLLRQPELRLTLAERDEVKTAVRKLLETLKREKLVLDWRKRTQSKAEVKETVDNILDDELPQPYTPELFNQKSGAVYQHIYDSYYGEGKSIYTQN; translated from the coding sequence ATGAACCCATACAGCGAAGATGAACTCATAGAACAACCCGCTATCAGCCTACTTGAAAGGATGGGGTGGGAGACGCTGAACTGCTACAGCGAATTTGAACAAACCGAAGGGAGTCCACTCGGTAGACAAACAAAATCAGAAGTCGTCCTCACCTCTCGACTGCGCCCCGCGTTAGTCCAACTCAACCCCGACGCAACCGAAGATACCATTACCAAAGCGATTGAGCAACTCACCGACTCCCGCGCACTGATGAGTGCTGTCGAAGCCAACCGTGAGATATACACCCTCCTGAAAGATGGCGTGAAGGTTTCCCTTAGCGAGCCAGACACTGAAGGCGAGACCGTCGAAGTGCTGCAGGTGATTGACTGGGAAAACCCGGAAAACAACGATTTCTTCGCTGCATCCCAATTCCATATTACTGGCGACATGTATATGAGACGACCAGATATAGTATGTTTCGTCAACGGAATTCCCTTGGTCCTGATGGAATTCAAACGGATTGACGTAAGCCTCAAAGCCGCTTATGATGACAACCTCCGAGACTACAAAGATACCATCCGACACCTCTTTTGGTACAACGCCTTTATTGTGCTCTCTAACGGGACCGAGAGTAAGGTAGGCAGCCTCACCGCCAGTTGGGAACATTTTGCTGATTGGAAGCGCGTTCACACTGAAGACGAACCGTCCAAGGTCTCTTTAGAGACGATTCTGCAGGCACTCTGTGAACCGCAACGCTTACTTGATGTCATCGAAAACTTTATCCTATTTATGGAGGCGCAAGGCGGATTAATCAAGATTCTCGCCAAGAACCATCAATACCTCGGTGTCAACAACACGATTGAATCCCTGAAGGAGATTGAAGATAATCAGGGTAAGCTTGGTGTCTTTTGGCATACGCAGGGGAGCGGGAAAAGCATCTCGATGCTCTTCTTTGCACAGAAGGTGCTCAGAAAAGTACCGGGAAACTGGACATTCGTTGTCGTTACGGATCGCAAGGAATTGGACGACCAAATCTACAAGACCTTCGCGAGTACGAGTGGTGTCCTGACACAGCAGGGGGTGCATGCAGAAGATATAAAGCATCTCCGCCAACTCCTCGGTGAAGACCATCGCTATATCTTTACCCTCATTCACAAATTCCAGACGCAAGGCAGCGAGCGGCACCCCGTTCTCTCTGACCGGTCAGACATCGTCGTCATCACCGATGAAGCGCATCGAAGTCAATACGACACACTCGCCTTGAATATGCGCACCGCACTCCCTAACGCTGCATTCGTCGCGTTTACAGGGACACCGCTTATGGCGGGTGAAGAAAAGACAAAATCGGTCTTCGGTGCCTATGTGAGTATTTACGATTTTAACCAATCTATCGTTGACGGTGCAACCGTGCCTCTCTACTACGAAAACCGGGTGCCAGCCCTACAGTTGATAAATGAAGAGTTCAACGAAGACATGGAACAGGTCCTTGAGGATGCCGAGTTGGATGAGGCACAAGAGGCAAAAATTGAACGCGAGTTTGGCAGAGAGTATCATCTCATCACGCGAGATGAGCGATTAGAAACCGTCGCTGAAGATATTGTTGAACATTTTATGGGCAGAGGCTACCGAGGGAAAGCCATGGTCATCTCAATCGACAAAGCCACTGCTGTCAAGATGTTCGACAAGGTTCAGAAACATTGGCAGCAGTACATTGAACGTCTAAAATCGGAGATGACCACACAGACCGGTAGCGAGCGGCTCTTCTCAGAGGAAAGGGTTCGCTATATGGAAGAGACCGATATGGCAGTCGTCGTTTCTCCGGGGCAAAACGAAATTGATGACCTCAGCCAAAAGGGAGCGGACATTGGACCCCACCGTGCCCGTATGAACGCTGAGGATTTGGACACCAAATTCAAGGATGCCAATGATCCTTTCCGAATTGTTTTCGTCTGTGCGATGTGGATCACAGGTTTCGATGTGCCTTCTTGTTCTACAATCTATCTTGATAAACCGCAACGGAACCACACCTTGATGCAGACCATTGCCAGAGCCAACCGTGTCTTCGGTGATAAAAACAACGGCTTAATTGTTGACTACATCGGGGTTTTCCGTTATCTTGAAAAAGCGTTGGCGATTTATGCGACCGGTGCCGATACGGAAGGAAACCAGAAACCGATTGCGGATAAGTCGAAACTGGTCGAAAGGCTCAGAGAGGCAATCGCTGAAACCTCCGAATTCTGTCGAGGTCTCGGTATTGACTTCGCAGCAGCCCAAACCGACGACGCTTTGCAAAACATTAACCAAATTCAAGAGGCGATGGATGCCATCTTGGAAAACGATGAGACCAAACGAAACTATTTGCAACACGCGACGAACATCACGAAACTATACAAGGCAATTCTACCCGACCCCGATGCACACGCGTTTACCAGAATCTGCCAACTTACCAGTGTTATCGCACAGAAAATCAAAAATTTAACACCCTCGACTGACATCTCAGGTGTGATGATAGGCGTTGAAGACCTACTCGACCGATCAATTGCACCTGAAGGTTTTCTCATTCCGATACCACCTGACAGTTATGATAGCGAACCGATAGATTTGAGCCAGATTGACTTTGACCAGCTAAGCGAACAATTTCAGACGGAACACAAACGCGTTGAGGCGGAGAGACTCAGAGGCGCGATCAACGGTAAACTCGCCGCGATGATTCGTCTCAATAGGAGTCGGATGAATTATCAACAGAAATTTGAGCAGATGATCGCGGAATACAACGCGGGGACCATTGATGTTGATGATTTCTTTGAGGGACTTTTTAACTTCGCTGGTGAACTCCATCAGGAAGACCAACGCGCTGATGCGGAAGAATTCTCGGAAGAAGAATTGGCGGTGTTTGATCTCTTGAGGCAACCTGAGCTGCGGCTAACCCTTGCTGAACGAGATGAGGTAAAAACTGCTGTGCGGAAATTGCTTGAGACGCTCAAGCGAGAGAAGTTGGTCTTGGATTGGCGTAAACGGACACAGTCGAAGGCGGAAGTGAAAGAGACTGTTGACAACATACTTGATGATGAACTGCCACAACCTTACACCCCTGAACTGTTCAATCAGAAATCTGGGGCGGTTTATCAACACATCTACGATTCTTACTACGGTGAAGGGAAAAGCATCTATACGCAGAATTAA
- a CDS encoding 6-phosphofructokinase, protein MAKKIGVLTGGGDTSALNATLKGIALKSEELGFELVGFMEGWRGVLKGGRYFTLTPDLIDENRGGTLLKSSRTNLIKDNKLDEAVSNLKKLDISGLIPIGGDDTLTVGTALSDQFTTTFVTKTIDNDVGINPPEGDAVDYSKMVNYFCPGFPSSANRVINYVQDLRTTTYSHDRVIVVEAMGRDAGWLTLSAAYGQADLIVVPEIPYQPDKLAEAIREKHAAQGNVIVVVSEGIRNDAGELMITSQEELDAFGHTKPGGCSEIIVETMKKLLPEISESAFRALILGYLQRCGSPIPLDRDIAMKAGAMAVQALSDGMFNGVATITRTEVGIEPTLLPLEQVLKRDASGHVVRRDLDLRFYDEERYQISPAGVGYFRPLFGDLPRPDVSLDDRLIEIDEIE, encoded by the coding sequence ATGGCAAAAAAAATCGGTGTTCTAACAGGGGGCGGCGATACGAGCGCGCTCAACGCCACCCTCAAAGGCATCGCATTGAAATCCGAAGAACTCGGTTTTGAACTGGTCGGATTTATGGAAGGATGGCGTGGTGTTTTGAAAGGTGGACGCTACTTTACGCTGACACCCGACCTGATTGACGAAAACCGAGGTGGAACGTTATTAAAGAGTTCACGTACGAATCTAATCAAAGATAATAAGTTAGATGAGGCAGTCAGTAATCTGAAGAAACTGGATATTAGCGGTCTGATTCCGATAGGTGGTGATGATACTTTGACGGTCGGAACCGCACTGTCCGATCAGTTCACAACCACGTTTGTCACTAAAACAATTGATAACGATGTGGGTATCAATCCACCTGAAGGGGATGCTGTCGATTACTCCAAGATGGTGAACTATTTCTGTCCCGGCTTCCCGTCATCTGCGAACAGAGTCATCAATTACGTCCAAGATCTGCGGACAACGACCTACTCCCACGATCGTGTGATTGTTGTTGAAGCCATGGGGAGAGATGCGGGTTGGTTAACGCTATCTGCAGCCTACGGGCAAGCGGATCTTATCGTTGTCCCCGAAATCCCATATCAACCGGATAAACTGGCAGAAGCGATTCGCGAAAAACATGCAGCACAAGGGAACGTCATCGTCGTCGTGTCGGAAGGGATTCGGAATGATGCTGGGGAACTGATGATTACTTCACAAGAGGAACTTGATGCTTTTGGGCATACGAAACCGGGAGGGTGTTCAGAAATTATCGTTGAGACGATGAAAAAACTGCTTCCCGAGATTTCAGAGTCGGCGTTTCGTGCTTTGATCCTCGGTTATCTCCAGAGGTGCGGTAGCCCGATACCATTGGATAGAGACATCGCTATGAAGGCTGGGGCTATGGCGGTGCAAGCACTCTCAGACGGGATGTTCAACGGTGTCGCAACGATTACGCGAACAGAGGTCGGCATTGAACCGACGCTGTTGCCGTTAGAGCAGGTACTCAAACGGGATGCGTCTGGACATGTTGTCCGAAGGGACCTTGATTTACGGTTCTACGATGAGGAACGGTATCAGATATCCCCCGCAGGTGTTGGATACTTCCGTCCGCTTTTCGGTGATCTCCCGCGTCCAGATGTGTCTCTGGATGATCGATTGATTGAGATTGACGAGATTGAATAA
- a CDS encoding thiamine pyrophosphate-binding protein encodes MTGGDMFVECLKAQGVKVIFGLPGNHLDTVYESLYNNQDSIQHYVTRHEGGASFMADGYARATGDVGVCMTVPGPGSNNASIGIGEANTASSPVLWITGQNPSYLASRDPKKSFHGLDQRAAFTPMTKHLEIIHRVDQIPDAVNRSFSALRSGRPGPVLIELAKDALDAEADLPIPPYNNGIQTTASPQDVDAAVALLNTSERPLIVAGGGINHTRATAEILEFAQRLDAPIVMTGFGKGSVPEDSPYSIGIFRDGIAQAAMDASDLIVAVGTRFNYRDTGNWSLKIPQPLLHIEADPEEIHKEYPATVGIGANPKLVLRQLNTALRDEKHTGGWGDGLRELHRQFMAIERPQILQEMRDVLPHDAILSVDVNITGYGALQHFPCYHPGSYIFSGVSVAMGIGLTGAIGAQVAYPERKVVALSGDGGFLMTCPDFATAVMYNLPVVTLVMNDNQYTSIERGQLRRFGKRIGVELVNPDFVQFAESFGAVGLRVEDPGDFKPTFEKALALDKPVLLEVIK; translated from the coding sequence ATGACAGGTGGAGATATGTTTGTTGAGTGCTTGAAAGCACAAGGTGTTAAGGTTATTTTCGGTTTACCGGGAAACCATTTAGACACCGTTTATGAATCGCTATACAACAATCAAGACAGCATCCAGCATTACGTCACACGGCACGAAGGCGGCGCATCATTTATGGCGGACGGCTACGCGCGCGCGACAGGCGATGTTGGTGTCTGTATGACTGTGCCGGGGCCCGGTTCAAACAACGCCTCTATCGGTATAGGCGAAGCAAACACAGCGTCTTCGCCTGTGCTTTGGATTACCGGACAGAATCCATCCTATTTGGCATCACGGGATCCGAAAAAGAGTTTCCATGGGTTGGATCAGAGAGCTGCCTTCACACCGATGACGAAACATCTGGAGATAATCCATCGGGTAGACCAGATTCCCGATGCCGTCAATCGGAGTTTCAGTGCGCTGCGTTCAGGGAGACCTGGACCTGTGCTGATTGAACTGGCAAAAGACGCATTGGATGCCGAGGCAGACTTGCCAATCCCTCCATACAACAACGGTATCCAGACAACAGCAAGTCCGCAAGATGTAGACGCAGCAGTAGCACTGTTGAACACCTCGGAACGTCCGTTGATCGTTGCAGGTGGCGGTATCAACCATACGCGTGCGACCGCGGAAATACTGGAGTTCGCACAACGACTTGACGCGCCCATCGTGATGACAGGTTTTGGAAAGGGTTCAGTGCCGGAAGACTCGCCGTATTCCATCGGTATCTTCCGAGACGGCATCGCCCAAGCAGCAATGGATGCCTCCGATCTCATCGTTGCTGTTGGCACCAGATTCAACTATCGTGATACCGGCAACTGGAGCCTCAAGATTCCACAACCCTTGTTGCATATTGAAGCGGACCCTGAAGAGATTCATAAGGAATATCCGGCGACTGTTGGTATTGGTGCGAATCCGAAACTGGTTTTACGCCAATTGAACACTGCGCTACGCGATGAGAAACACACAGGCGGTTGGGGTGACGGGTTACGCGAATTACACCGACAATTCATGGCGATTGAACGCCCTCAAATCCTCCAAGAGATGCGCGATGTCCTGCCTCACGATGCCATCTTGTCGGTTGACGTTAACATCACCGGCTACGGTGCCCTGCAGCATTTCCCCTGTTATCATCCGGGAAGTTACATCTTCTCCGGTGTATCTGTGGCAATGGGAATCGGATTGACGGGTGCTATCGGTGCACAAGTTGCGTATCCTGAGCGGAAAGTCGTCGCGCTAAGCGGTGATGGCGGGTTTTTAATGACGTGCCCGGATTTCGCAACCGCGGTGATGTATAACCTACCGGTTGTGACGCTCGTGATGAACGACAATCAGTACACCTCAATTGAACGCGGGCAGCTTCGACGTTTCGGTAAACGGATCGGTGTCGAATTGGTCAACCCTGATTTCGTGCAGTTTGCGGAATCGTTCGGTGCGGTTGGATTACGTGTTGAAGACCCAGGAGACTTTAAGCCAACGTTTGAAAAGGCACTCGCATTGGATAAGCCGGTTCTCCTCGAAGTGATTAAGTAA
- a CDS encoding tetratricopeptide repeat protein, with amino-acid sequence MLNNEGEVIAVLSRGSFKPGKGKGYAVPSKALKALLTAAERTKVQSLTEWQNRPRIRAYLEYKKGIAHQAGDDFESALAAYNEAINLNPDIPNAYTARSETQSKLVRLNTKGDYKQFDSLDGIALLMDRVKAYRLMSTNYSLPTFRAFRKRMFAQLFLIPLRWLDNSKAMYARANAKMRSGASKVEHGDIAAARKHYHAAIADFTHLIEWEPKFASAYNVRGWTKYLLGQIVTERENSGEAEWYYQSAVVDSDVAIQLASADKNSSAAYHTRGAARAALGDYDNAIADFDAAIRLYPETAISYLDRGFAMEALGERDAAKADFEKATRINGDVAEDYYKDGRGKNDGRAYEAAMDSFDKAIWLNPEYASAYSNRALSQNALGRRELRRENPEKAKYHLRGAVADCTEAIRLNPKYTAAYNNRGLAKYRLGQSESDCGNLQEAESHYQAAIADLDKAIQLNPKHVKAHRNRGYVKEKLGQQEAAEADFEKAKALDSAA; translated from the coding sequence TTGCTAAACAACGAAGGCGAAGTTATAGCCGTGCTTTCGCGGGGCAGCTTCAAACCCGGTAAGGGTAAGGGGTATGCTGTCCCTTCAAAAGCGCTCAAAGCATTGCTCACGGCGGCAGAACGGACGAAAGTTCAGTCTTTAACGGAATGGCAAAACCGCCCGCGAATACGTGCCTATCTTGAATATAAAAAGGGCATAGCGCATCAAGCAGGAGACGATTTTGAAAGTGCTCTTGCCGCCTATAATGAAGCTATCAATCTTAACCCGGATATACCTAACGCCTATACAGCCCGTAGTGAGACGCAATCTAAATTGGTAAGGCTCAATACTAAGGGGGACTATAAGCAGTTTGACTCGCTTGATGGTATAGCACTCCTTATGGACCGGGTGAAGGCTTATCGACTCATGTCAACGAATTATTCTCTGCCAACTTTCCGGGCTTTCAGGAAGCGAATGTTCGCTCAACTATTTCTAATCCCCTTACGATGGTTAGACAACTCAAAGGCAATGTACGCCCGCGCAAACGCAAAGATGCGAAGTGGCGCGTCCAAAGTCGAACACGGGGATATAGCAGCAGCCCGAAAGCACTATCACGCGGCGATCGCCGACTTTACGCATCTCATTGAATGGGAACCAAAGTTTGCCTCAGCCTATAATGTCCGCGGCTGGACAAAATATCTCCTCGGGCAAATTGTAACTGAACGAGAGAACAGTGGAGAAGCCGAATGGTACTATCAAAGCGCGGTCGTTGACAGTGATGTCGCTATCCAGTTAGCCTCAGCAGATAAGAATAGCAGTGCTGCCTACCATACTCGCGGGGCTGCAAGGGCTGCCCTTGGTGACTATGACAATGCAATTGCAGATTTCGATGCCGCCATCCGACTCTATCCGGAGACAGCAATAAGCTACCTCGATCGCGGGTTTGCAATGGAAGCACTCGGTGAAAGGGATGCTGCAAAAGCCGACTTTGAGAAAGCAACGCGGATAAACGGAGATGTGGCAGAGGATTACTACAAAGACGGACGCGGAAAAAATGATGGACGCGCGTACGAAGCCGCAATGGATAGTTTTGATAAGGCGATCTGGTTAAACCCAGAATACGCTTCCGCCTACAGCAATCGGGCACTTTCGCAGAATGCCTTGGGACGGCGTGAGTTGCGCCGAGAGAATCCAGAAAAAGCGAAATATCATTTGCGCGGGGCAGTTGCCGATTGTACGGAGGCTATCCGGCTAAATCCAAAGTATACTGCCGCTTACAACAATCGCGGGCTTGCGAAGTACCGCTTAGGTCAATCCGAGTCTGATTGCGGAAATTTACAGGAAGCAGAGAGTCACTATCAAGCGGCGATTGCAGATCTGGATAAAGCGATTCAGTTAAATCCGAAGCATGTCAAGGCGCATCGGAATCGCGGGTATGTGAAGGAGAAATTAGGTCAACAAGAAGCAGCAGAGGCTGACTTTGAGAAAGCGAAGGCACTCGACTCAGCCGCATAG
- a CDS encoding ABC transporter permease, with translation MNILENLISAFSVLRGSKLRTILTLLGITIGIAGVIAMMSFGAGAEKLLMSEINNIGGPSMFGVYRPGYVRKNNRWQRNNSPHHLEMKDLRDVLAECPSVEVATVEGSYYISLGVDGKFQKTYLRATTKEYQDVREWQTQYGRFLADTDMDTWTKVCVIGSKIWKEQFKGQDPIGKEVIINNHGNNKRFTVIGIMESRGDGLERGKSDDNMLFIPITTAQKRFWGHDHVGHIMVRAKSPLLVDQALKEVKTIIMRNHGGDDTFFRTWSAKKGIEHAKRMIFIIESVLVVIASVALIVAGIGILNIMLVSVTERIPEIGLRKAVGAKSFNIRLQFLTESVLLCLIGSLLGIAFGAVVGQGFAWVVAQFIPELAWPSVLTLEAISISVGAGAAVGIFFGYYPASQAAKMTPIDAIRHT, from the coding sequence ATGAACATACTGGAAAATCTCATCTCAGCATTTTCTGTGCTTCGCGGGAGCAAACTCCGTACGATTCTCACACTTTTGGGAATTACGATCGGTATTGCGGGTGTGATAGCGATGATGTCTTTCGGCGCGGGTGCCGAGAAACTCCTTATGTCCGAGATCAACAATATCGGTGGACCGAGTATGTTCGGTGTTTATCGTCCTGGGTATGTCCGAAAGAACAACCGTTGGCAACGCAACAACAGCCCACATCATTTAGAGATGAAAGACCTTCGCGACGTTCTGGCGGAATGTCCGTCCGTTGAAGTTGCCACCGTTGAAGGCAGCTACTACATCAGTCTCGGTGTTGATGGGAAATTTCAGAAAACCTATCTCCGCGCAACAACAAAGGAATACCAAGACGTTCGCGAATGGCAGACACAATACGGCAGATTCCTCGCTGACACTGACATGGACACTTGGACAAAGGTCTGTGTTATCGGTTCAAAGATTTGGAAAGAGCAGTTTAAAGGACAGGATCCGATCGGTAAGGAAGTCATCATCAACAATCATGGGAACAACAAACGTTTTACTGTTATCGGGATCATGGAGAGCCGAGGGGATGGGTTAGAGCGAGGAAAGAGCGACGACAATATGCTCTTTATTCCCATTACGACCGCACAGAAACGGTTTTGGGGACACGATCACGTTGGACATATCATGGTGCGTGCTAAGAGTCCACTCTTAGTCGATCAAGCGTTGAAAGAGGTAAAGACTATTATTATGCGCAACCACGGTGGTGACGACACTTTTTTCCGAACGTGGTCGGCGAAAAAGGGAATCGAACATGCGAAAAGAATGATTTTTATCATAGAATCGGTTCTCGTGGTTATTGCGTCTGTTGCGTTGATTGTTGCAGGTATCGGCATTCTGAATATCATGCTCGTCTCGGTGACAGAGCGGATACCCGAAATTGGACTCCGAAAAGCAGTCGGCGCGAAGAGTTTTAACATCCGTTTGCAATTCCTCACGGAATCTGTGTTGTTGTGTCTGATTGGAAGTTTACTGGGCATTGCGTTCGGTGCTGTGGTTGGGCAAGGCTTCGCGTGGGTGGTTGCTCAGTTCATTCCAGAGCTTGCTTGGCCCTCTGTGCTTACGCTGGAGGCGATCTCCATCTCTGTCGGCGCAGGTGCAGCCGTCGGTATCTTCTTTGGCTATTATCCCGCCAGCCAAGCCGCGAAAATGACCCCCATTGATGCTATCCGTCATACATAA